Proteins co-encoded in one Gleimia hominis genomic window:
- a CDS encoding Mrp/NBP35 family ATP-binding protein: protein MSVVTEESVRKALEDVIDPEIRRPITELNMVDSVEIDGTHVTVGILLTVAGCPLKDTINNDVEQRLLKEDGIESVTINLGAMNEEQRKALREQLNGGVTEREIPFAKPGSLTRVIAVTSGKGGVGKSSMTANLAAAMAKQGLKVGVVDADIYGFSIPRMMGVEHEPTVIDGMIIPPIAHEVKVISIGMFVPDGQAVVWRGPMLHRAIQQFLADVFWGDLDVLLLDLPPGTGDVAISIPQLLPNSEILVVTTPQIAAAEVAERAGSIAQQTNQRVIGVVENMSYLPQDDGSRLNIFGEGGGQTVADRLSAQLGYQVPLLAQVPLDVALREGGDAGKPVALESGPAAEALGEVATALGKRARGLAGRNLGVSPV, encoded by the coding sequence ATGAGTGTTGTCACCGAAGAGTCTGTACGTAAAGCGTTAGAGGACGTCATAGATCCGGAAATTCGCCGGCCCATCACGGAACTAAACATGGTTGATTCCGTCGAAATTGACGGCACCCATGTGACCGTGGGAATCCTCCTCACCGTCGCGGGCTGTCCCCTCAAGGACACGATTAATAACGACGTGGAACAGCGTCTGCTGAAGGAAGATGGGATTGAATCCGTCACCATCAACTTGGGTGCGATGAATGAGGAGCAGCGCAAGGCCCTGCGGGAGCAGTTGAACGGTGGGGTTACCGAGCGTGAGATTCCGTTTGCGAAACCCGGTTCCCTAACCCGCGTGATCGCCGTGACATCCGGCAAAGGTGGGGTTGGGAAGTCTTCAATGACAGCTAACCTGGCGGCTGCGATGGCGAAGCAGGGTCTGAAGGTTGGGGTTGTGGATGCGGATATTTACGGCTTCTCCATCCCCCGCATGATGGGGGTTGAACACGAACCAACTGTTATTGACGGGATGATCATCCCCCCGATTGCGCACGAGGTGAAAGTTATTTCGATCGGCATGTTCGTGCCGGACGGCCAGGCAGTAGTGTGGCGTGGCCCGATGCTGCACCGGGCGATTCAACAGTTCTTGGCGGACGTGTTCTGGGGTGACCTAGATGTGCTTTTGCTGGACTTGCCGCCGGGCACAGGTGACGTAGCGATTTCGATTCCGCAGCTGCTACCGAACTCGGAGATTCTGGTGGTCACCACCCCGCAGATCGCCGCTGCGGAAGTGGCGGAGCGGGCTGGTTCCATTGCACAGCAGACGAACCAGCGGGTAATTGGCGTGGTTGAGAACATGTCGTACCTGCCACAAGATGATGGTTCGCGTTTGAACATTTTCGGTGAGGGCGGGGGCCAAACCGTGGCGGACAGGTTGAGCGCGCAGCTCGGTTACCAAGTGCCTTTATTAGCGCAAGTTCCATTGGATGTTGCTTTGCGTGAGGGCGGCGACGCTGGTAAGCCCGTGGCTCTGGAATCCGGGCCGGCTGCTGAAGCTCTGGGCGAGGTCGCAACCGCGCTGGGTAAGCGCGCCCGCGGACTTGCCGGCCGTAATCTGGGGGTTAGTCCCGTTTAA
- a CDS encoding acyltransferase family protein, whose amino-acid sequence MESANVASVKKRRVKGLDGLRTIGAIAVLAYHLSPFAPGGFLGVDVFFVLSGFLITALLVKEHHRSGRINLWSFWLRRIRRLLPASALMAVVTLIVAGTLSMDLLAGILPQFLGVITFSYNWVEIARGASYFDQANPHLWTNVWSLAVEQQFYLLWPAIVLLVILLRRGVRWVVPTVLGALSAGWMAYLISNADDFTRAYQGSDSHAFSLMVGAALALATANPLGVGRRRYPLVRGVGAWLGLIGIVLCCLHIPDSQTWVYPWGTLLACVCSALVIQGVLGPIDERYPAKLLVGLLEWKPIKWFGVRSYGVYLWHWPVWVILSHELPHVDTRIIGCVVVVLSVVAAALSFRFVEEPMRRDGIGHTLRRWLGSSWAFMRPSRGYKPAAVDYVKFVTPLVAVIAVVGAVVGFLIGAPEKTSAELAVQKGQQAVHGDESHGGKQGNEPQENGKPGAGKDGNEPGAGNSDGNKGESADGESKKPRGSGHAPQVVGKNVTVIGDSVTLAAAPALQQALPDVSVDAEVSRAMPAGISLVQSLKSEGALRPYVVLSLATNSAVSAEQLDQLYELIGKDHYLVLVTAFGPERTTWIGPSNDVMRSWAAGKDRVQVADWAAAIGAHTENLAGDYVHPDGQGGKYYAEVVKKALTSFK is encoded by the coding sequence GTGGAATCGGCTAATGTAGCATCCGTAAAGAAGCGCCGAGTTAAGGGCCTTGACGGTTTGCGAACCATTGGTGCGATCGCAGTGCTTGCATACCACTTATCCCCATTTGCTCCCGGAGGTTTCTTGGGGGTCGACGTGTTTTTCGTGCTCTCCGGGTTCCTGATCACCGCGCTGCTCGTTAAGGAGCATCACAGATCGGGTCGCATCAACCTGTGGAGCTTCTGGCTGCGCCGTATCCGGCGTTTGTTGCCGGCGTCCGCGTTGATGGCGGTGGTGACGTTAATTGTTGCGGGCACCTTGAGTATGGACCTGCTTGCAGGGATTCTGCCACAGTTCTTGGGGGTAATTACCTTTTCGTATAACTGGGTGGAGATCGCTCGGGGCGCGTCTTACTTCGACCAGGCGAATCCGCATTTGTGGACTAACGTGTGGTCGCTTGCAGTTGAACAGCAGTTTTACTTACTTTGGCCCGCGATCGTCCTTCTGGTGATTCTTCTGAGGCGGGGCGTACGCTGGGTAGTTCCCACGGTTTTGGGAGCCCTGTCTGCCGGGTGGATGGCGTATTTGATTTCCAATGCGGACGATTTTACGCGCGCTTACCAGGGTAGTGATTCGCACGCGTTTTCCCTCATGGTGGGGGCGGCGTTGGCGTTGGCTACGGCGAATCCGCTGGGGGTGGGCCGGCGTCGGTACCCGTTGGTGCGTGGGGTTGGCGCTTGGCTCGGTTTGATTGGAATCGTGCTGTGCTGCTTGCACATTCCGGATAGTCAGACGTGGGTGTACCCGTGGGGCACGCTGCTGGCGTGTGTTTGCAGTGCCCTGGTTATTCAGGGGGTGCTTGGGCCGATTGATGAGCGCTACCCCGCGAAGCTCCTGGTGGGTTTGTTGGAGTGGAAGCCCATTAAGTGGTTCGGCGTGCGTTCGTATGGGGTGTATTTGTGGCATTGGCCGGTGTGGGTGATTTTGTCGCATGAGTTGCCGCACGTGGATACGCGGATTATTGGTTGCGTTGTGGTGGTTTTGTCTGTTGTGGCTGCGGCTTTGTCTTTCCGGTTTGTTGAGGAGCCGATGCGGCGCGATGGGATTGGCCACACGTTGCGGCGCTGGTTGGGCTCGTCGTGGGCTTTTATGCGGCCTTCGCGTGGATACAAACCCGCGGCAGTGGATTACGTTAAGTTTGTGACCCCACTGGTGGCGGTGATTGCTGTGGTGGGAGCCGTGGTTGGTTTCTTGATTGGGGCGCCAGAAAAAACCTCGGCTGAGTTAGCTGTGCAGAAAGGCCAGCAGGCGGTGCACGGCGATGAGTCGCATGGCGGTAAGCAGGGGAATGAACCTCAGGAAAATGGGAAACCCGGGGCCGGTAAAGACGGTAACGAGCCCGGCGCCGGTAATAGCGATGGTAATAAGGGGGAGTCTGCTGACGGGGAATCTAAGAAGCCCCGTGGGTCTGGGCATGCGCCGCAAGTGGTGGGGAAGAATGTGACGGTGATTGGTGATTCCGTTACGCTCGCGGCCGCACCGGCGTTGCAGCAGGCGCTACCGGATGTGAGTGTGGACGCGGAAGTGTCGCGCGCGATGCCGGCAGGGATTTCTTTGGTTCAGTCTTTAAAGTCTGAGGGTGCGCTGCGGCCTTACGTGGTGTTGTCTTTGGCTACGAATTCCGCGGTGTCGGCCGAGCAGTTAGATCAGTTGTATGAGCTGATTGGGAAGGACCATTATTTGGTGCTGGTAACCGCGTTTGGGCCGGAGCGGACCACGTGGATTGGGCCGAGTAATGACGTGATGCGCAGCTGGGCTGCGGGTAAAGACCGGGTGCAGGTGGCAGACTGGGCGGCTGCTATTGGAGCACATACCGAGAACCTGGCGGGCGACTACGTCCACCCCGATGGTCAAGGCGGGAAATATTATGCGGAAGTAGTGAAAAAAGCGCTGACTTCGTTTAAATAG
- a CDS encoding MFS transporter, whose protein sequence is MKRKANKQHHHIADLHFDTKDGRKSFWSTIISIWLGTTMEYVDFALYGLAAGLVFGDVFFPEQTPIVALLSSFATWAVGFIARPIGAIVLGKLGDTHGRKTILIVTVALMGISTTSIGLIPSYHSIGFWAPLLLVLCRLGQGFGAGAELSGGAVMLAESAPSKRRGLVTSLIGVGSNSGTLLASTVWLLVLLLPHDQIMSWGWRIPFLCSFLVALLALLLRRTMKESPVFQEFQKTKEKWVSEAKTQTETNAGWKAFFVMMGLRIGENGPSYIAQGFLVGYVVKALSIDKSVPTTAVFVASILGFVVIPLSGWLTDKFGRRIVYRYFCLALVLYGIPAFYLMESRNPWIVGTVIVVGMCIASLGIFGAQAAYGVELFGVQHRYSKMAVAKELGSILSGGTAPMVASALLAASGSWIPLAAYFVVMAGIGLATTFVAPETRGRNLSLMDDAI, encoded by the coding sequence GTGAAACGGAAAGCAAACAAACAACACCATCACATTGCAGATCTACATTTTGATACAAAGGATGGCCGAAAAAGCTTCTGGTCCACAATAATCTCCATCTGGCTAGGCACCACAATGGAGTACGTAGACTTTGCTCTGTACGGGCTTGCCGCGGGCCTTGTTTTCGGCGACGTATTCTTTCCAGAGCAAACCCCAATAGTCGCCCTTCTTTCCTCGTTCGCCACCTGGGCCGTTGGGTTCATCGCCCGACCAATCGGAGCGATCGTTCTCGGTAAACTCGGTGACACTCACGGGCGCAAAACGATCCTGATCGTAACAGTAGCTTTAATGGGAATCTCCACAACCTCCATTGGTCTGATCCCGAGTTACCACAGTATTGGGTTCTGGGCTCCATTGTTGCTGGTGCTTTGTCGATTAGGACAAGGATTTGGCGCGGGGGCAGAACTATCCGGTGGCGCCGTGATGCTTGCTGAATCAGCGCCCTCGAAACGACGCGGTTTAGTTACTTCTTTAATCGGTGTCGGGTCCAATAGTGGTACCCTGCTTGCTTCCACCGTGTGGCTGCTGGTGCTCTTGCTTCCTCACGACCAAATAATGTCGTGGGGGTGGCGCATTCCATTCTTATGCTCATTCTTGGTCGCCTTGCTAGCACTCTTGCTGCGCAGAACTATGAAAGAAAGCCCAGTTTTCCAAGAGTTTCAAAAAACTAAAGAAAAATGGGTTTCGGAAGCGAAAACTCAAACGGAAACGAATGCCGGTTGGAAGGCCTTCTTTGTAATGATGGGCCTGCGGATTGGTGAAAATGGGCCCTCGTACATTGCGCAAGGTTTCTTGGTGGGGTATGTGGTGAAGGCTCTATCGATTGATAAATCGGTACCAACGACCGCTGTGTTCGTAGCATCTATATTGGGCTTCGTAGTGATCCCACTCTCCGGCTGGTTAACAGACAAGTTTGGACGCAGAATCGTTTACCGCTATTTCTGCCTAGCACTGGTGCTCTACGGTATACCAGCTTTCTACCTGATGGAATCGCGCAACCCTTGGATTGTAGGCACAGTAATAGTGGTGGGAATGTGCATCGCGTCGCTTGGTATCTTCGGTGCACAAGCCGCGTACGGCGTGGAACTCTTTGGAGTTCAACACCGCTACTCAAAGATGGCAGTCGCGAAAGAGCTCGGTTCGATACTCTCTGGTGGAACGGCTCCCATGGTGGCTTCCGCACTGCTCGCCGCCAGCGGATCGTGGATTCCACTTGCTGCTTATTTTGTCGTTATGGCGGGTATCGGCTTGGCAACAACGTTTGTGGCCCCGGAAACGCGTGGGCGCAACCTGTCGCTGATGGATGACGCGATCTAG
- a CDS encoding nucleoside hydrolase → MRVIIDCDPGNGIPGANVDDGLALTYALAAKELEVAAIWTVFGNTSPEEGAASASKIVQAFVRSSKQDTHIPIRVGSSSPLSGNARALRAKLDAPSQDPSVCTLWGIDGCAERNWDPQTNRRATALQNMAEDLLCAREPTTLVCIGPLTNIARLITNYPQVAAKIKQISLMGGYFKQTSEVDTNFAVDPRAAQVVLSSKIPIWMIPLDVTRTTCLTLQEWREIKQSAHDLTASNLRPRHDERVDSRVPVAGHIAEKISKWLEPWIRYSAQTRPVDGMWIHDLLAVTHLVNPDVLGWSAEPLAVSVLPNGKTIISPTGCPTRIAKSADNRLLVSDWAQTVFGLNTAGNSPGSF, encoded by the coding sequence ATGCGCGTAATCATTGATTGTGATCCTGGAAATGGCATTCCAGGGGCAAATGTGGACGATGGGTTGGCTCTAACATACGCACTGGCAGCGAAGGAGCTTGAAGTAGCTGCTATATGGACCGTATTTGGAAACACTTCACCTGAGGAGGGTGCGGCCTCGGCTTCGAAGATAGTCCAAGCATTCGTTCGTAGTTCGAAACAGGACACTCATATTCCCATACGCGTAGGCTCGAGTTCGCCTTTATCAGGTAACGCCCGCGCATTGAGGGCAAAACTAGATGCGCCAAGCCAGGATCCGTCCGTCTGTACACTGTGGGGAATCGATGGTTGCGCCGAACGAAATTGGGATCCACAAACAAACCGCCGTGCTACTGCACTGCAAAACATGGCTGAAGATCTGCTTTGTGCTCGGGAGCCCACAACCCTTGTGTGTATTGGTCCGCTTACGAATATCGCGAGACTGATTACGAATTACCCGCAAGTAGCAGCAAAAATTAAACAAATATCGTTGATGGGTGGCTACTTTAAACAAACTAGTGAGGTCGACACCAATTTTGCGGTTGACCCACGAGCTGCGCAAGTAGTCCTGTCCTCTAAGATTCCTATCTGGATGATCCCACTGGACGTAACGCGCACAACTTGTTTGACCCTACAGGAGTGGCGTGAAATTAAACAGAGTGCGCATGATCTAACAGCTTCGAATTTACGCCCAAGACACGATGAGCGCGTCGACTCGCGTGTACCAGTAGCGGGTCATATTGCAGAAAAAATCTCAAAATGGTTGGAGCCTTGGATACGGTACAGCGCGCAAACACGGCCAGTGGACGGAATGTGGATTCATGACTTGCTAGCGGTAACGCACCTGGTAAATCCGGATGTACTGGGCTGGAGCGCAGAACCTTTAGCGGTAAGCGTGCTCCCGAATGGAAAAACAATAATAAGCCCGACTGGTTGTCCCACAAGGATTGCGAAAAGTGCCGATAACCGACTGCTAGTATCCGACTGGGCACAAACAGTATTCGGATTAAATACTGCGGGCAACAGCCCCGGCTCTTTCTAG